The stretch of DNA ACCTACCTAGGGGTCCAGCTTCTCGGCAGACCCCCTTTTTCCAATGAAAGGCATAAGGGTGAGTTTGTTTCAAGTGCACATAGTGCACTATGCCACCTCTTTTAATGCACTGTCATTTAATCTTTCCATGTAGTTGCGCAGCTCCTTGGAGTCTCCCATCTCCACGTCTTGGCATACCCACTTAATGTCCTGGCTGTGGCTGATGCTGAGTGTGTTGACTGTGGGGTAGCTATTGTCCGGTGGGATCGTGGTGAACGTGGTGAACTTGACTCGCTTCCTCTTGGTTGTGGGTGAGTCTCCTTTGCTGTCCTTGGCTGAGCCACCTGTGTCTGCTGCCCGGTGCACTTGGCCCTGTACGTTCTTCTGGGCCGAGCCTCCATTAAGCAAGTGGCTGCCCTCCTCTAGCGCGCTGCTGGAGTCCATCATGGAGGTCTGCTCTTCCTGCTGGGGTGACAAGCTGACTTGGCTCTCCAGCAACTCTGTCTCATTCCCCAGCCACACCCAATCGTGGGCATGGTTCATATTCTCCTGGCCTTCAATTGAAAGTTCCTTGTGGCGGTATTTGAGTGTATAGGAAATGCAGTTGATGAGGAAGACCAAGATGGCGAGGCAGAAGACCCCCAGCAGGGCATACATGCCAATCTCCAGGTCTGTGAGCCCACGCGCCGTCTGGATCAGGTCATCATCCATGTTGCGGCCACGGGGGAGGTCTACTTGGGCAGGGAAGTCAGCGAAGTCTATCGGCATGTTCTGGCTGCCGTCATCAGACAGTTTGTCTCCGTTGGGTCTGCGCATAATAGCACTTCTAGTGGTGGTGGCCCTCTTTAACACGCCGTCCTCCATGTCCGAGATGGAACTGCCATAGTAGTGGGTGTCAAGGCCGGTCCTGTCCTGGGAGGGGGACAGCCTGCCTCTGTTCTCCATGTCCTCTCCATCTGGGCTATAATCGCTGCCCCCACCCCTAGAGCTATCGCTCTGGCCAAACTTGACTCTGACGTTGCAGTTCCCTGCTGCCAGGATGCTGCGGCGCTTGAACTTCTGGCAGAGCTCACAGACTGTCATTTCCACCCTGACCAGCAGGCCCTGGCCCTCAGCCTCCGTCACGATGACAGGCCACTTCCAGGAGGAGTCCTGCTGCACAGTCACTACGTCTTCGTCCAGAGAGGTGGCTGACAGGACAAAAAAGTCAGGGTTGTACAGGTCTAGGGGAGCCATGGAGCCATCACTAAATTGTAGCCAGGCACTGATCAGGGCCTCctgtggaaacacaaacagcaagacagagagaggagagagtttgTGACAAAGActcaaacagagacacagagttCTGTGTTTTGGCattacagtgaaaaatgaaactgtaCTGTGATCAATGCTGTATACCAAATACCAAAACAAGCTTCATTTCATAGAAACGGCCTGAATcagattattttgttgttgttttattagtgCTTCAATTATTATACAGCATATTGTAAAGTCTCTATGCAAGGTAGTCAGGGAAATTTCAGCATCAACCAGATTGAGTTAATGTACTCTAGTTGCATTATTCCCTTATGGTGAATGAAACTTGCCTCTCATACTTTTAGGTGCATGCGAGTGTGCATCAGGTTGACAACGAAACATGCATGCTCTTCTGAGAAGAATAATATTATTCTCACAAGAAcaatgagaaaaagaagacatgCAAAAACTATGTCTCAGTCCCTTTTCTAAGTGCACTGTAGAGGCTTTTCAAATGGGGGAAAATATTGTGAATTGAAGAGGAGCTCACTAAGCCCTGCGGTTTCACTAACTCAGTGGCTATTCTCTCTAAGATGTAGGGGATACAGATTAAAAGATATGGGACAAAGATCAGACAGTAACGTTAGTGATTGTTCATGCGAATTAGGATTCGCCATATCCAAGCATCATACTGTAAGACCCTTTGTTGCTCCAATTTTGCAATTTGCCTTTTAATATTGCCAGAGGACAAATCCCCAGAGGCACAGCAGGAGATCCCCACAGTGGCCTGTCAATACTCTCTAATTACTGACACCAGAGGACTTATAGTACCGCCTGCTTATTTCCACAAAGACATTTGCGTGTGGAGATAGGGTAGATAAACTAGCCTTCTCATCCTCCACACCCGGGggaaagagatgaagaggaatGAAAAGGAGGAGCTAGAGAAAGTGTGAGAGGGCCTGATGGGCAGATCAAAGGGGCCACAATGAGGGAGCTAGGGCAAATGAGAAAAGGAAGCAAAATGTGATAGGACAGCTCAAGTTTGGGCTGTAAGTCATATTTTGGTTACAGAGGCTGTAGTGTTGCTTTGCATGCTCTAAGATTAAGCTCCCCATTTTTATTAGATGCCCAAGGAAACACTTTCTGTCATACTCTGGCTTTCAAGCCTTGGAGTTAAGAGGGTTAGGAATGCGGtggaacaaacaaatacacGTGTGTATAAGCACATGCACGCTCACGGCTTTCTTTGATCGTAAAATTGCTCATTCAAGGACTTTGATAGTGTGAAATGGAATCTGAAAATATGCCTTTTGTTTTGGAAAGTACAGTAATCAAGGCTGGAGAATGCACATCTTTAGAATCGGCGAATACATAAACCCTCCCTTTTACCAAAGAgtcaaagcaaagaaaaatgtgtgaacAGATAAACAATTAATGCCAGGGGATAATAGTTGAGGGGTTTAAAGACTTTAATATTATTCTCTGTGTGAATCGAACCTGGCCAagtaattttcttgtgattGTTTTAACACTTTCAGCTTCAGCTCAGACATGTAATTTTGAGTCACAGAAAAGCATATTAAACCACCTTTCAGATACTAAAGTATGTCATGTGTATTATGAATCCTGACCTGCTTGGGGCTCTGCAGAACCTCCTGTGTGGTTGTGGTGGCCAGGATGGCCCTGTTGCTCCCTGGACTCAGCTGCAGGGACATGGACAGGCCCGTGACCAACTGGACCCCCAACTCTGTGATGGTCACTTTGTCATCCACAACGGTTACGGTCTTTTCTGCCAAGATGGAGTCTGACAAAGGAGACAACACCTGGGAAAGATATAGcacgagagagggagagagaggaagagagagagagagccatgaCATGGAAGATTGCATTACACTGTAACACTGAAAGCATTTCAAAAGAAACGTAAGAACTGAGCATCCCCCTCACACTATTATTcccattaaaaacattttcgtattataaacacattttgcagcagtttttATAGTGATTGATGtaacacaaaaatatttcaagctATAGCCATTTGTTTAAAGtttttatatttgctgttttaaacaTCCAGAGTCAGGTAGATCtttcctgggggaaaaaaaatcctctgatgTGCAGGAAGTGAAGCAAATCACATTTCTGGCAGTAGCAACAATGGTTTGTTtagaataaatagaaaaagagcCAGCCATTGCTCACTAAGGGTCTATTTTTGAAAacatgggtaaaaaaaaaaaaaaaaaaaaaaacttttccccCACCGTTTTAGCCTTCCATCCATAATAAGCCGCTGTTCTCTGCCcacaaaaacagcttttcaaaaacagtgtctttggtgtgtaaatctgaaaatgatgGTCTGGCATTTCCATGTGGATGGGAAAAGGGAGTTTTCTGAAAATGCTGACATTAAATTGTCATGTGATCTAGTGCATGCCTCCGTATTGTAGGGTGCattttcaggtgtttcattgTAGACAACGGGcttttatgtctttattatgCATTCAAACAATAGATctgcactgaaaaaatattttattgcaggtaaaatatatttatgattAAAGTGTGTATTGAAAAGTTTTGTTTACAAATagaaaagttttgttttcaaatccaAAAGTTTTGCTTGCTATTTGGCTTGAGTTTTTATGGGTGGGACCTAAACTGAAAGACATGTCTCTATTGGCCAGTCTTGATGAGAGTGACAGCTTAGAAACATCCACAATTGTAATGTAATAGGATAGTAGCAGTTTTGATCCACACTCCTATCCAGAGGGTGGCAGCAATACTATTAAATTATAAGCTCAACAGTAAGCAAAACTTttggatttgcaaacaaaatgtttttaatcccaaatttattttacttgcaaaaaacattttttttttttttttttttgcagtgttgatagttttgctttcaaatctgtttttgattGCAAATCTATTCTGTGTGATtgcataataaagaaacaaaaagcacTTCATAGGGCTTTTGGATAACAGCCTGAAACAGTCTGAAAACAGCACTGCAGTGAAGAGTGGATGGAAGGgcagaaacagcattttcaggTTTACAAGGCTCTGTGTGGACGGCCTTAGTATGAGCAGCTATAGTCACCATGGCTGAGCAGACTAACAAAAGTGTGCCATCTGCAGAAGCTAAAACTTTACCAAGAGAACCCCACGGGAAAAGACATCACACTATCGGCAAAAGACTGGCTATTGATCTCTTGGATGAACATTACAGTGTAAAATCATAACTGCTAAGCACCACTaacagaagaagcagaaaaaacactAAGCAACGAGAATCTcacagattaccactttaatttGTGATTGTCTAGGAAATATCTTTCCAGGCATTTCATTTGCCATAACAGGTCACAAGCCCCTGTGcaatacacaaaacaacacaccaaagactgctttttaattttttaatctttacttGGGCTGAGTCGATGAAGGAATAGCTCCACTTGGCTGCCACCCAACCTCCCAACCTCTGGCAGGTAAGAGCTCATTCCCTCTGATTGTTGTCTGGTAATCCAGAGGAAAGGCACAATTTCAGCTAAATATGGAAGCAGGAAGCGTGTTTATGAGGAATACATGCTGTTTGAGGaacatgtgatgttttttctgCATGTTGTCCCCATGCATCAGTCTGTGGAGGGCGTGGCTGCTGATGGTGAGAGGATTCTGTCAGACTTGGACTTGTCTCACACCTGGTAAGTGTTTTCTGATCTAAATTTGTTTCATGAATGTATTCAGCTGTGGTTGTCTAAACAGACAGGAGGGGCTGGGAtggggaagggggggggcaGGTGTGGATGTTTGTGGAggtctgcacacagacagatggatgagCCTTCGATGCCAGGCAGCGGatcactttcacacacatgccATTAGGAGAGTGATATTCATCTAGTTAGCCTGAAGAGGCTGACAAACCAAAAGGCCCAAAGGGAAGGCTCACTCACTGTCACCACAGCCCAAAGCAGCGCCGAgagcctgcagcacacactgagAGCTACCTGTCTGCACTCCACAAAGAGAAGGTAGAAGTCAAACCATAACATAGACAACAGCATCTGGCAATGTGTCTTGGAAATAAACAGTGTGTTTGAGCCACTAGAGCAGTGATTGTCAACTAGCGGCCACAAGCGGCCTGCCAAAGCTTCCCATCCAGTCCgaatattaatgaattcagaaaatgtgaggagGAACAAAGGCATTCCAATATTTAGGATACctagcatttttttcttgtattgaATACCAAAAACGATTAAGATGAAAATGATTGTATTAGAAAAACCCCAAATATGTGCATTCAACTTGTAGGTTCTGGAGACGTTGTAAATCCACCGGTCAGCATATTAGTAGTTACAAGGGTTATTAGGGACAGtgttttccaccaatcaggacacTGCATAATAACATCAAAACCAGTTAAAGTTAATCAATATTTCCTTCCAGTCAGGACTGCATTCTGCATTTAGGTTTCCAGAATTCCAGATTTGAAccgtcactcctcagtgaact from Myripristis murdjan chromosome 9, fMyrMur1.1, whole genome shotgun sequence encodes:
- the si:dkeyp-14d3.1 gene encoding transmembrane protein 132C isoform X3, translating into MRKKPWNTEAETTCKHRSEVGVQRVLQVDLKMESFPEPLGSRWMAWQVEYPGSRTATQEAETEVRLAQEDLAGIVPLAMDTEILNTAVLTGKTVAVPVKVVAIGTDTTITDISDAVKCHSTDEDVVKVSDRCDYVFVNGKEMKGKVKMMVNFTYSYLSAQLELNVWIPRLPLQIEVSDTELSQIKGWRVPIMASSQRSTRDSEDEDDEDRRGRSCTLQYQHAMVRVLTHFVAESADPRGQISFMLGTDWQVDITELVWDFLKVEDPQIAQLLDGRILVGLDMGMTTIQVLSPLSDSILAEKTVTVVDDKVTITELGVQLVTGLSMSLQLSPGSNRAILATTTTQEVLQSPKQEALISAWLQFSDGSMAPLDLYNPDFFVLSATSLDEDVVTVQQDSSWKWPVIVTEAEGQGLLVRVEMTVCELCQKFKRRSILAAGNCNVRVKFGQSDSSRGGGSDYSPDGEDMENRGRLSPSQDRTGLDTHYYGSSISDMEDGVLKRATTTRSAIMRRPNGDKLSDDGSQNMPIDFADFPAQVDLPRGRNMDDDLIQTARGLTDLEIGMYALLGVFCLAILVFLINCISYTLKYRHKELSIEGQENMNHAHDWVWLGNETELLESQVSLSPQQEEQTSMMDSSSALEEGSHLLNGGSAQKNVQGQVHRAADTGGSAKDSKGDSPTTKRKRVKFTTFTTIPPDNSYPTVNTLSISHSQDIKWVCQDVEMGDSKELRNYMERLNDSALKEVA
- the si:dkeyp-14d3.1 gene encoding transmembrane protein 132C isoform X4; its protein translation is MESFPEPLGSRWMAWQVEYPGSRTATQEAETEVRLAQEDLAGIVPLAMDTEILNTAVLTGKTVAVPVKVVAIGTDTTITDISDAVKCHSTDEDVVKVSDRCDYVFVNGKEMKGKVKMMVNFTYSYLSAQLELNVWIPRLPLQIEVSDTELSQIKGWRVPIMASSQRSTRDSEDEDDEDRRGRSCTLQYQHAMVRVLTHFVAESADPRGQISFMLGTDWQVDITELVWDFLKVEDPQIAQLLDGRILVGLDMGMTTIQVLSPLSDSILAEKTVTVVDDKVTITELGVQLVTGLSMSLQLSPGSNRAILATTTTQEVLQSPKQEALISAWLQFSDGSMAPLDLYNPDFFVLSATSLDEDVVTVQQDSSWKWPVIVTEAEGQGLLVRVEMTVCELCQKFKRRSILAAGNCNVRVKFGQSDSSRGGGSDYSPDGEDMENRGRLSPSQDRTGLDTHYYGSSISDMEDGVLKRATTTRSAIMRRPNGDKLSDDGSQNMPIDFADFPAQVDLPRGRNMDDDLIQTARGLTDLEIGMYALLGVFCLAILVFLINCISYTLKYRHKELSIEGQENMNHAHDWVWLGNETELLESQVSLSPQQEEQTSMMDSSSALEEGSHLLNGGSAQKNVQGQVHRAADTGGSAKDSKGDSPTTKRKRVKFTTFTTIPPDNSYPTVNTLSISHSQDIKWVCQDVEMGDSKELRNYMERLNDSALKEVA